In Mytilus edulis chromosome 3, xbMytEdul2.2, whole genome shotgun sequence, the genomic window tttcagagttataagccaaaatctacattttacccctatgttctatttttagccatgtcggccatcttgattggttggccgggtcacgccacacatttttttaactagataccccaatgatgattgtggccaagtttggtttaatttggcccagtagtttcagaggagaagatttttgtaaaagctaacgccggacaCAAAGTGAtcagaaaagctcacttggcccgaaGCTAAAAATGTGATTAAGTAAAAAGACTTATAGCAATTGCAAACAGTTGTGATGTTTATATTAAGATGTTGAATTTCACAAGAACTGAATGTAACTGAAAGTTAAAAGTTCATAAAAGGCAAATATAAAATGAACATTCTTATGAACAAAAAATCGACAAGTTATTATATTTGAAATTAGTAACAAATGCAATTTTCTAAAGCAGCTTAACTCCTGCGAAAAAAGCTAATCTGCATCATTTATTGAACTCATCCATAACTTTGGTTTGACAAACTAACctttgaatttgataaaaaaaatattataaaaacgaAGTTGAACAATAGGATTGAGATTGCTAACAATGCAATTTTCATTATACTTTCCATTTTAAAGGGGGACTATTAATTCATGTAAAAATAGTTTCTTAGCACttaatttttaaactagaaaaagGCAATACATACACCTtcatttttaaactgaaaaaagaCAGTTTTTaactcaaaacaaaaattacagttTCTAAAATGTAATTATTCACACTTCCGTTCAGAAGACACTGGCGACTTTTGAAAACGTTTCTGAAGtgttataacaagctctgaataTCGTCATGTCGTTTGACTGTACATCAACAGTGACTGTATGACAAGCAGCAATGAAGAAAACTATTCCCGTCTTCAGTTTTATGGGTTCGGTTAATGAACTACTGGATGCCTGGCCTTCTCCGGTATATACCAAACATATGCTTGCACTGTCAATAGCAGTAAGATGAACAGTTTTATTTCCCgataaaatctgaaataaatgaaaaaaaggtttcattattttattgtgatataatatgtataaattaaTCAGAAATGTCCAACGTTAATAATATGTTTTATTCCTTTATATGCGTGTCTTGCGAATCAAATGTTGTTGATACTAGTAACGAATTTAGTCGGTGATCACGAATTACATAACAGACTGGTAAATTATtcagtcagggatttcgttacaaTAAATTACTTCAAACTTTTActtaattctttcatagatacaaagatttgattagtaaatttaaCCGTACCTttagaaaacttattaaaaatggtatttcacatcctaaattttactgTAATATTGTACTAAAAGcgcggaaatcactatgtgatccgatccgtgtaaactcatcgaaccttcaAACAATCTTATTAGTGAAGGTTATCTTACCAATGTTATAGTCAGATCtatgaatatagtttacattggcaaaAATATCGACtttgtcatcagcaaattaaaacataactatatGTTCAAaggggatgtataaatacacatccACGTTAATTTTCTACATAGAGGTTAACTCctaactatcctactgcctgttgaaacttttatttttggcattgaacacctcatgtcttctttgactgtccatgactttaaaatactaaatccctgggatgtgttttagttgattttagtctttgctgcatgattttttatttttaaattgtttttggctttttactagctttcagtaactgcgagtactatcaaatcgtactttcgtgttaatttgacctgttgatacaatttgtaatgtttttttgtttaagaaataattgatgccagctatactttattgtagttttaacatgggtaggcattatattcgtgattatttttgccagagcgatagcgagggctaaaataacacgaatataatgcctacccatgttaaaactacaataaagtatagctggcatcaattatttcgattctgattaggacaattacggtaatttctatgttcgcTGTGTATAAGTGTGTCGTATTTGTGTAGGCTcttattgtttcaggtaagggtgaaggatggtacctattaaaacgtttaaacccgctgcatttgtttgcaccagTCCTAAGTCAaaaacctgatgttcagtggttgtcgtttgttgatatggttcattagtgtctcgtttctcgttttttttatatagattagaccgttggtttccccgtttgaatggttttgcactagtcatttttggggccctttatagcttgttgttcgttgtgagccaaagctgtgttaaagaccgtactgtgacctataatggtttacttttacaaattgtgacttggatggagagttgtctcattggcactcataccacatcttcttatatctatgtgatAAATAACACCACagattcatttttaaaaaatttgttcGTGATAACGAATTATGCAATTCATGATAACGATTCGGCTCCGTGAAATTTTAAATTCGTGATTATATTTTTAAGAAGTCCTATATATGCTTCAGTACGATTGTCACTTAAGACTGATGTAGAAAAATGAAGATACACAAATGATTTGTCCCAGGCCTTATTGATCTCTATTGCAGTACTGAAGCACATACAATAATCATCATTATTAATCGAAAGTAACATTGATTTGTCGGAAATAAAACCTTTTAATGTTTCTGCATTgctcattatttttgttttgaattaacAGCTCCAAAATGTACTACAAATCTAGATTTACAGCTCCAAGGGCAGATTTATTTTACATGCTTTTGCCCAATTCTATGTTTCTTTTGGTCACACAACAGAAGAATTAGTAAACAGACACATAGAATGAAATTTGATCTCAGACATTTCTTTTTCTCACACCTTCAACCAGATTCGATTTTACTTTTAGGaattcatatcatttttttttgcaaataggCCAGGAAGAAAATAACTTGCATACACGTATGACTGAACATTTTGTCAACGTGTTTTTTTTCCCTCTTTAACCATTATTATCTTGGTAATGCCAATAAATTTGAAAAGGGATGTTATAATGTGAAGTAGTATTTTTAGGGGTTTAGTTTGTGAAGGAGCTGTTCATGACAGCTTCTCTGAATTGTAGAATGTAATTCACGTCTGAGTAAAATGAAGGGCATCGTTAAACTTACTTTGCATTAATTTAAAGCattatgtttattaaatatttcatcattttatttgCTTCTCATATACAGTAATATACCTTTATAACCGAAACAGCAAAATCAGGAACATGCggttgaaattttgtttcagaTATTCCAATTTCTAATTGTATTTGATTAGACTGTAGTTTCATATTCTCAGCAGATCGCCCGGTATAGTTAACAGTATTACAGAAAGTATTAACATCTCGATACTTGAAGGTCAATCCAGCTCTGATAACATTGTGTGAACATGCCATACACTCTAAGCAATCTGAAATGAGTAATTTTCAGCCATATGTATTAAGATGATTTTATCCAACTTTCCGTCAACCTTTAAGTTAAAGTTAAAGGAGGGAAAAAAAGAAACTGAGCAACACTATAACTATAACCAAAATCTTTAATGAACTCAAAATCTCCTACTCCAATATACACACCTCTCGCTAAAACATCATACCTTGTGTATGTTATCGCCCaagacaatttttaaaataaggtaATTTGCAAATTATTTCATAATGCTGCTGTCCCGTTTGTAAAATAACTTTTGGAAAACCAAGTAATCGAACGGaaacttttttcatgtttttttgcaAGTATGACAAATGGAGATGGATGATTTATGAATACGCACCACCATATATGTAAGCATGAGGTATATTAGCATCAATGAATATTGCTTCTCCCGGTTGTAAATCTACAATATTTAGGAAGTATATGGCGAATATTCCAACATCGCCTGGGTATTCTGTGTTTATCTTATTGATGATGTTAGGAATATAATATTGCACATTCTGTCCAgataattctgaaaaaaaatgataggtATATTGAACTAATATTAAAATCTATACAAAATTCAATACGTTTAAAATTCGTTAAAACTTTGACGTCATTTTGACTccgaatttataaaaaaatagtgttttaacctttttacaatatatttacaCAAACACTTACGCACACACTAACAAGTTCGAAGACAGGAATTTGACATGTATATAACTCATGCTGAAGCAGTTTTTGTGTCCAAAGAACACATCTGTTGATGAGATCTGTATGAGATATTAAAACGATATACAATGGGGCAGAGGTATGTTTCTGTTTAGAATtggaaatgaaaaaataaagcatatttACAATTCTATCAAAACAGTATATGACTTCAATTTACTATTTCTGCACAGCTGATTCCTTATATATCAATTGTATAGTCCTACTGAATGGCAAagtagatttttgtttttatgtctaTGTCAAAGAAAAGTTTAAGATTTTctcattcaaaattattatttttctgacAATTAACAGAAAGTTTAACCTAAAATTTAAGATATTcagtgaaaaatatatataaaacataccCAATATCAAAGGAGAAAGTCTGGTAAGGGCTAGTTTTGGCCTAATATTAGAAGTACTTCTAATGAATGAGTTTTGacatttttcaaacaattaaGTGCTTAATTCtgtcgattcaattagtttatgtaaaagatttgtaCTGATTTGGTCGTTTAAATAGGAAAAAActatcaaatatgtcataaaacgtcacttttcagatggtttttgtctaaagtgtaagtggccgcattcgtgttcattctcaacctttatTTGTGAtctatgtattatcatcaaatactaataataatcaaaatttaaatattaagacTGAACACATATGCGGCGACTTCCATTTTAAATAAGAAACCGTCTTAAAATTAGCACAAGtactaaaattgtgaagatttcagtaatattGCATGAATTTATGATGCTATTACCTGATGCATGTGCATTGTGATGTCAAAAACAGCCCTTAATTATGgaacagaagtattctactttccaataaatagctaaaagttaacattttaacatattTGTATGTCTGGTAAAAAATTTTTTATGTCTGgtataaaaattgtataaaagaTAATTCTATCTACATCTTTGCAgtcatttcattttttgtttgtcatatatatgtaccattattataaagatttgcaatgttcaaaatgtttatttttctttataattctTTTCTCTTTCATCCTTAATCAGTAGGCTATTTTCCCAAGGAAAATGCCTCAGGGGATTGTACACCTCTTCAGTGAAGTTATtgagagttcactttcataattaatctACAATgcaaagtcattcatgtatagcattttaAAGTGCATGGAAAGCCATGTACgtactatgaaaattaaaagggaaaaaaaaccgACTtgtcattggacgagaaggggtgagtatgttctaactATATTTAAAACCCATAACATGAAACCAAACGGACCTAGATAAATCCAGTTGCACGTGCTTGCTATCTATTCATgtgtataattatttttatatcgGGTTATATGACTGCCAGCAGTCTTCGGAGGTCATTTCGATGGATAATTAGATGACATATGGTAAAAAATGTATACGAAATGCAATGACATAAAAGCGAGCCTATGTaatgtttttgtgtcttttttggACTTTTTGTAATTTAGATATTCGTTTTAGCATGTTATAAATAAGTTAAATCgttgaacatgaatttggcagttAATGTCCCTTTAACTTCGTAATTGGTTAGgctttcaaaacatttgattcaGGCATATGTGCAGATATAAAATATCACTGATACGGTCATTTTCTGCTTatttaactgttaaaaaaaactgttaacaTCATTTAACAGAATAAGGTTTCTCTACCCATAGGCAAAGATGGCCAAATGTATTTGGcattacattttgaaattttaatgctGTTCAACATCGTAATAAGTACAGTGATGAaagttatgtagacgaaaagaaCGTCTTGTGTATTAGAATTATAAGCTTGGTATCTTTGTTGAGCTTTTACAACCACTTGATCGATGATTGGCTTGTGggtatggaacgccatgactgtcttctgatgttgattgtttaatatggtcggtgctttatgcattatgttcagtagtatgtatattatgttcagtagatatcctattatgttcagtagttattacattatgttcagtagttattacattatgtttagtagtttttacattatattcggTGCTTTGGTTATTAtaattatgttcagtagtttcattattatatgcagtggtatttaaattatgttcggtacttctgacgttatattcagtacatttttcattatgttcagtactttcgacattatgttcagtagattcaatattatttgcagtACATTATGTAATACCTTCAGTAGTCCCgctttctttatattcagtagattattcattatgttcagtaaaagCATTGGTATTATATTCGGTTCGTTCAACTTTATGTTCAGTGGTTTtatcattatgatgatgtagTAAAAGTCGGGAAGTCAATAACGGAAATTGTCGGGAAAAAACGAAGGCGGATATTTTTGGCGGACGTTTTATTCATGAACACCTTTACGtgattgaattttatttaaaaaatggaagaaatggTGTGGTTTACGTTTCAAAGTTGGCATTTTtcacaagaaaaaaataactcCTGACTCAATTTGTAAGTTGTCGCTACAAGATTTCGCATATTTAGGTATGAATGACAGgagaaaaataatggaattaagaATAGCTTGTGTTCATTTCAGCAGCAATATTTTGACTGAGTAATAACAAGTTTTTCATTCCCAAAGAAGCACTGGAATCCCTGCTTGAAATCAATTTAACCGTTttaaaaatattccctgtggactacccccccttttttttttggtgctctctattttcaaccctcgaattaagctttccaatctaattaaaattaaaaccttgctttctaaccaatctgtTCATgcaccggaccggcaactttctttatttaatacgaaaatctaaAGTGCCGTTATActcatgcatgttgtttgcttggagtatAGTACGCCCgcaaagaaagaaatagcctaagtccgaaggcacaaataagaaaaagaaagttttatggaaaagggtgccggggtaaatctctgttttcaaaatatacatgaaatatttgccactgccccttttttgttctatgaattctaatcctgagttttctatctgttacatgccaagaaatccgAGCAAAAAATTCTGGTcgacctcctacggcacccattagtatttaaagatttgatttcattcaagaaattaattTAGGACCTCCATGTACGTGTCATTTAGAACACAGctatataccaaatggtcaatattaatcatccatgtaatttgctctatgtgatgtttgcagaatttcaacggaggcaatttcttggcatgatcAATTGTGTGTTTACTCTCCCCTTTTCTCCTTTGATATAAAGCCTTCcaatgaataacaaaataaaaagagacATTTTACCGGTTAAAGGTGATGGGTGCTTTGCGGCTCCTCATTTCTTACCCATGAAAACTTAAAATCTTTTGTATTCACCTCTAAAAATGTAAGCCAATTAAGAAAAATTATCCCCTTCTACAGTAATCcgaaaaaattaaaggcgacaataaaaatacatgtaaatcttgtaaataatcaaaatgtttctgtgtatttggttttggtttgttcttcaaaataccCCTTAAGGCCAGTGTCTTGCCTGAGTAAGAGAAACTTGCtagtgaagacgtgcccttactctaagatcgattatgaataataagaattcatgaacctcaAGAAATCTGACGTACCCATAATTGACAATCCTGACACGAAATTATCAATTaacatttatccgtttcagatccgttcatcatccattttatctgttatactccggtagaagtccgtttcacattcgttgaACATCAATTTTATCCGTTAAACCCCAAGCaaatgccgccaaagggcagtgtctggacTGAATAAAAGCTGCTTGATTGtaaagacgtgcccttactctaagatccattatgaataataagaattcatgaatcTTAAGAAAGGCTAATTGGCATTTcagacgcgaaattttcaatttgcatttatcCGTTTAAGATCGGTTCATCATCCGTTtaatccgttatacgtccggtagaagtctgtttcacattcgttcaacagccgttttatccgttagacgtccgctagaagtccgttggtgaatttatctgccagacctcaaacggatgtataacggacacgttaCGAATACAAAGCGGAAgtgaaacggacgagtaccgtacaaaacagacgcctaccggacgttcaacggacatttcatccaaTGGACGtcagttcaaagttttgaacatgctcaaaattttccatcGGATTAAACGTACGCTAAACTGACATGCAAcagatatggacggacgtctaacagataagaacggacatgaacggattgaaaaaagttatccgttaggcattTGTTCGAGCTATATTAGTCAAAATATTGCTGCTGAAATGAACACAAGCTATTCTTAATTCCATTATGTTTCTCCTGTCGTTCATACATGTACCTAAATATGCGAAATCTTGTAGCGACAACTTACAAATAAAGTCAGGAGTTATTTTTCCTGGTGAAAAATGCCAACTTTGAAACGTAAACCACACCGATTTAAAACTGCTtccatttctttcattttcatttaatcatGTAAAGGTGTTCATGAATTAAACGTCCGTCAAAAATATCCGTGTTCGTTTTTTTCCGACAATTTCTGTTATTGACTTCCCGACTTTTACTACATCATCAGAAATCTGAATGATACAACCACTTTTActacatcatcataatgatacaaccactgaacataaagTTGAACGAACCGAATATAATACAGATGcttttactgaacataatgaataatctactgaatataaagaaagcGGGACTGCTGAAGGTATTACATGATGTactgcaaataatattgaatctactgaacataatgtcgaaagtactgaacataatgaaaaatgtactgaatataacgtcagaagtaccgaacataattaaaataccgctgcatataataatgaaactactgaacataataactAAAGCAccgaatataatgtaaaaactactaaacataatgtaataactactgaacataatgtaataactactgaacataataggatatctactgaacataatatacatactactgaacataatgcataAAGCAAACTATTATTGATGCGGTCATTCTATGCTAGTTTACTGATAAGAAAACATTAACGTCATTCAAAACCATAAAGTTTCTCTACACCCATACACAGATTGCCTTTGTTGAGTTTGACACTACTTTTTTTCAATGGTCATCAACTTTGTAATTGATTTGACCTTCCAAATTAAcgtgtattttttatttaattttgttttgcaatcactgatgagtcttatgtaaacgaaacgcacgtctggcataCAACATTATAAACCTGGTATTCTTGATGAGTTTTTACAGCAACTGGGTCGACACTACAGCTGATGGACATCTCCAGCCtaatagacatttgcggaaactaggtCTATACCTATGATTACACTTAGACTTACGATTACAGTTGACGAAAAACAAGGGGTCctctcaaaattaaaaaaaaatcccaattgagatacatagtaaaataaaaaaataacattttcatcaTGTAAAGTCTTTTCGACGACACACAAATGCAGAAACGTATGGTCACAACAAAAGTGAATCCAGGGAAAAGCATATGATCCCGACCGGTTCTCTGTCGTAAAAGACCATTAACATCCGCTTCAATTTGAAGTAACATTTCAGGAGTTTCACTTATAAAAGGAATATCGGGGTTGCTTGCAAAACAAGTGACCAACACATCTCTCCCAGTCCAAAAGTGTACCTCATTGCCTATAATATT contains:
- the LOC139517544 gene encoding mannose-6-phosphate isomerase-like isoform X2; protein product: MGTHPTCPSVCYYNGERKESLEHWLRLNPSAFGSEMDQHSDGQLPFLMKVLSIRNTLAIQIHPDKVSAQKLHQERPDIYKDPNHKPEMAIALTPFKAMCGFRPIKEVAKFTKIKPFRRLIGSNNAMKLSKVSQTDDHVLHNQAMKDCFTALMNQDKHLVQNQIGILLKTIQDKELSGQNVQYYIPNIINKINTEYPGDVGIFAIYFLNIVDLQPGEAIFIDANIPHAYIYGDCLECMACSHNVIRAGLTFKYRDVNTFCNTVNYTGRSAENMKLQSNQIQLEIGISETKFQPHVPDFAVSVIKILSGNKTVHLTAIDSASICLVYTGEGQASSSSLTEPIKLKTGIVFFIAACHTVTVDVQSNDMTIFRACYNTSETFSKVASVF